A section of the Pseudorasbora parva isolate DD20220531a chromosome 2, ASM2467924v1, whole genome shotgun sequence genome encodes:
- the LOC137094096 gene encoding SUMO-conjugating enzyme UBC9-like — protein sequence MSGIALSRLSQERKAWRKDHPFGFVAVPTKNPDGTMNLMNWECAIPGKKGTLWEGGLYKLRLLFKDDYPSSPPKCKFEPPIFHPNVYPSGTVCLSILEEEKDWRPAITIKQILLGIQELLNEPNIQDPAQAEAYTTYCQNRMDYEKRVRAQAKRFAPT from the exons ATGTCTGGAATTGCTTTGAGTAGACTGTCACAGGAGCGCAAAGCCTGGAGGAAAGATCATCCTTTC GGTTTTGTGGCTGTACCAACCAAGAACCCAGATGGCACTATGAATCTCATGAATTGGGAGTGTGCGATACCAGGAAAAAAGGGG ACTCTTTGGGAGGGAGGTTTGTACAAACTGAGACTGTTATTTAAGGATGACTACCCATCTTCACCACCCAAAT GCAAGTTTGAACCGCCGATCTTCCACCCAAATGTCTATCCTTCAGGTACAGTGTGTCTGTCCATACTGGAGGAAGAGAAGGATTGGAGACCAGCCATCACCATTAAACAA ATTTTGTTGGGCATCCAGGAACTCCTTAATGAGCCCAACATTCAGGACCCAGCGCAGGCAGAGGCATATACGACATACTG TCAAAACAGGATGGACTACGAAAAGCGTGTGAGGGCGCAAGCTAAGAGATTCGCTCCAACATAG
- the mpst gene encoding 3-mercaptopyruvate sulfurtransferase: MAAQARGLVAARWLAAAVKTNRVGPNLRILDASWYLPKMKRNPRAEFEQTHIPGASYFDIDECCDKSSDFDHMLPTEGEFADYVGDLGIGKNTHVVVYDASDFGSFSAPRVWWMFKVFGHSSVSVLDGGLKNWLREGHPVTEQYSKPSRAEFKTSFNKSWVKTYEDVLNNIKSNEFQVVDARANGRFRGVEPEPRANTEPGHIPGSINMPFQSFMDSASGLERPVEELTKLFQQAGVDMQKTFWVTCGSGVTACHIALAAHLCGHPGVCLYDGAWAEWFAKAAPEHVISEGKGNSHD; encoded by the exons ATGGCTGCTCAAGCTCGAGGTCTCGTAGCGGCGCGATGGCTCGCGGCCGCTGTCAAAACCAACCGAGTGGGACCAAATCTGCGGATATTAGATGCATCTTGGTATTTACCTAAAATGAAACGCAACCCTAGGGCCGAGTTTGAACAAACTCACATTCCCGGAGCTTCGTATTTCGACATCGACGAGTGTTGTGACAAAAGCTCCGACTTTGATCACATGCTGCCTACCGAGGGCGAGTTTGCAGACTATGTGGGTGATCTGGGAATAGGGAAAAACACTCATGTCGTCGTTTACGACGCCAGCGACTTTGGCTCGTTCTCTGCACCAAGGGTGTGGTGGATGTTTAAGGTGTTTGGGCACAGTTCCGTGTCGGTTCTGGACGGTGGGTTGAAGAACTGGTTACGGGAGGGTCATCCCGTTACCGAGCAGTATAGTAAACCATCGCGTGCCGAGTTCAAAACGTCCTTTAACAAGTCCTGGGTCAAAACTTATGAAGACGTTTTGAACAACATTAAAAGCAATGAATTTCAAGTAGTCGACGCCAGAGCCAATGGAAGATTTCGTGGGGTTGAACCAGAGCCAAGGGCAA ACACAGAGCCTGGTCATATTCCTGGATCAATCAACATGCCTTTTCAAAGCTTCATGGACTCAGCATCGGGTCTAGAACGTCCTGTGGAGGAACTCACCAAGCTCTTCCAGCAGGCTGGAGTTGACATGCAGAAGACATTCTGGGTCACCTGTGGCTCAGGTGTTACAGCCTGTCACATCGCCCTCGCTGCTCACCTGTGCGGCCACCCGGGGGTCTGTCTGTACGACGGGGCGTGGGCCGAGTGGTTCGCCAAGGCTGCACCTGAACATGTGATCTCTGAGGGAAAGGGAAACAGCCATGATTAA
- the si:ch211-256m1.8 gene encoding LOW QUALITY PROTEIN: asparagine--tRNA ligase (The sequence of the model RefSeq protein was modified relative to this genomic sequence to represent the inferred CDS: inserted 1 base in 1 codon) produces the protein MNARGVALIFEGFEFDYAHAKLIPLVPQPNAPKPPVVASQFCPTYTGYVTSVDGPLANKDDLTEIHTKITKATPPQSWEDPQTHAALAIKSKWYRNLFQIQNTLFHSTVEYFNNKCKYAYALTPITTDTISSPMGLGSDSEPVFVNMLGQDVYLADSMQFVLEYVMRFHDGLPGAYYVSXSFRGEDPDATHLNQFYHVECELLGDMDVAMSIAEGYVAYLTQAMLKEHSNIILNTAGTLSHAQELLKSLEKPLPRVPLDQAIHIMPSSDCLEWVQEGQPQFGRKLTRKGEKVLIKKYGGAVWLTEMDHLGVPFYQAYIEGSGRSKAKAADLLFGLGETVGLGERHSTPEMVREALQHHAVPEDSYKWYINMRQVLPLLTSGWGMGTERYLCWLLQHNDVRDMQIIPRLKAKKFMP, from the exons ATGAATGCCCGTGGTGTAGCTCTCATTTTTGAAGGGTTTGAATTTGATTATGCCCATGCCAAACTGATTCCTTTAGTTCCTCAGCCCAATGCCCCCAAACCCCCAGTTGTGGCTTCCCAGTTCTGCCCAACTTATACAGGATATGTAACATCGGTAGATGGTCCTCTTGCTAACAAAGATGACCTTACAGAGATCCACACCAAGATAACAAAGGCTACTCCACCTCAGTCCTGGGAAGACCCCCAAACTCATGCTGCATTAGCCATCAAGAGCAAGTGGTATCGCAATCTCTTTCAAATCCAAAACACCCTGTTTCATAGCACAGTGGAGTACTTCAACAACAAATGCAAGTATGCTTATGCACTGACACCTATCACAACTGACACAATTTCCTCACCAATGGGTCTGGGGTCAGATTCTGAACCTGTCTTTGTCAACATGTTGGGTCAAGATGTATATCTTGCAGACTCTATGCAATTTGTTTTAGAGTACGTCATGAGGTTTCATGATGGTCTTCCTGGAGCTTACTATGTGT CCAGTTTCAGAGGGGAAGATCCTGACGCTACACATCTCAACCAGTTCTACCATGTGGAATGTGAGCTTCTGGGTGACATGGATGTTGCCATGAGTATAGCTGAAGGCTATGTTGCCTATTTGACTCAGGCAATGTTAAAGGAacattccaacattatcttaaaCACAGCTGGTACACTTTCCCATGCACAAGAACTACTGAAGAGCTTAGAAAAACCTCTTCCAAGAGTACCCTTGGATCAAGCCATTCACATTATGCCATCCTCTGATTGCCTTGAATGGGTTCAGGAGGGACAACCACAGTTTGGCAGGAAGCTAACTCGAAAGGGAGAAAAAGTCCTAATTAAAAAGTATGGAGGTGCTGTTTGGCTGACAGAAATGGACCATCTTGGAGTGCCCTTCTACCAAGCATATATTGAAGGTTCAGGCCGAAGCAAGGCTAAAGCCGCTGACCTTCTCTTTGGGTTAGGTGAGACAGTAGGGCTTGGGGAACGTCATTCTACACCTGAAATGGTACGGGAGGCCTTACAACACCATGCTGTACCAGAGGACTCATACAAATGGTACATCAACATGCGTCAAGTCCTCCCTCTCCTAACAAGTGGATGGGGTATGGGCACAGAGAGATACCTGTGCTGGCTACTGCAGCACAATGATGTCAGGGACATGCAAATCATTCCCAGATTGAAAGCCAAAAAGTTTATGCCATAA